From Pseudanabaena sp. PCC 6802, one genomic window encodes:
- a CDS encoding STAS domain-containing protein has product MSPVVQTIKLSGSLDISHFEDFFQEIVVAAKSKPDILVVDMHDVSFIDNSGLGALISALTILKANGGRLALCDLSESVEVLIELTGTQRFFDILPGTNCQNAEDIIAIPRQSSITA; this is encoded by the coding sequence ATGAGTCCTGTGGTTCAGACAATCAAGCTTTCTGGCAGTCTAGATATCAGCCATTTTGAGGATTTTTTCCAAGAGATTGTTGTCGCTGCCAAGAGCAAACCAGATATTTTGGTTGTAGATATGCATGACGTGTCATTCATCGACAATAGCGGTTTGGGTGCTCTGATCTCAGCCTTGACCATCCTTAAGGCTAATGGCGGTCGGTTGGCGCTGTGCGACTTAAGCGAATCTGTGGAAGTTCTGATCGAGCTAACTGGAACGCAAAGATTTTTTGATATTCTGCCCGGCACAAATTGTCAGAATGCGGAAGACATCATAGCTATACCTCGCCAGTCCTCGATAACGGCATAA